In the genome of Phragmites australis chromosome 9, lpPhrAust1.1, whole genome shotgun sequence, the window CACTCTAGTAAAATGAGGTGGCAGTGTTAAACGAATGGCATAGCAATAGCACCTAGTACCAACTGATGTTTACATACAAAATCTCTAGGAACACTAATTGTTAATGGGTACTGATGCTAATGAATGAGAGTACATCAGTTAATGTGTTCATGTCAGTGAAAAATTTCAAGAACTGTCCCTGGTGATTGTAGTGCTGTGGCATTTCATCCATATGACATATCAGTTGACTGATCACTATTGCAATTCCTTTTGTAGGGTATTCAAATGAACATTCAGGAGGCAGTGCGCAAACAAATAGTACAAGAGCTCAAAATAAATCAAGCAACACAGAGCCCACGTATAGTTATGTGCCATCAATCTTTTTACCACAATGGTGTCATATATCTTGTTCTTGAGTACATGGATCGTGGATCTCTTACGGACATCATTAAGCAAGTGAAGACAATTCTGGAGCCATACCTTGCGGTACTTTGCAAGCAGGTCGAATGGAAGTTGCCCTTTGATTTTGGtttaatttctatttttagaatAAACTGAAAGTTGTGTCATTAGCATCTATTGAAACTTGAAAGTTGAAACTACATTCTCACACAGCTTACATTGAATAGTCTTTGACTAACTCAGGTCTTGGAGGGTTTATTATACCTTCATCATGAAAGGCATGTGATTCACAGGGATATAAAGCCATCTAACTTGTTAGTTAACCGTAAAGGTGAAGTAAAGATTACTGATTTTGGGGTCAGTGCAGTGCTAGCAAGTTCGATGGGTCAGCGAGATACGTTTGTTGGAACCTACAACTATATGGCGGTATGCTGAATTAATTATCTGTTGTGTCATGTTATTGCTAGTTTATATTCATTAGCGACTGGAATGCATAAATATGTGGTGACAGTTCTCTACTTTTCTTCATGTAGCCTGAGAGGATTAGTGGAAGCTCTTATGACTACAAGAGTGACATATGGAGTTTAGGCTTAGTAATACTTGAGTGTGCCATCGGCAGGTTCCCCTATATACCTTCAGAAGGAGAAGGTTGGTTAAACTTCTATGAACTACTGGAAGCAATTGTTGATCAGCCACCACCTTCTGCACCTGCAGACCAGTTCTCTCCAGAATTCTGCTCATTCATCTCCTCTTGGTATGCTAAACACCCTCTTCTTAATTACACATGAAAAAAATATCTCAGTTGATGCTTTCCTGCGTAATTGCTCAGTTAATTCGAATTGAAATAAAAATATCTTAACTTACTGATAAATCTTTACTTTAAGACGTCTTCATTTAGCTATTTCCTTGGTCGTCATGGCTGGAGGATTTTGCTAGGCAAAATCTTGTTTCCCTGTTGGACAAGCATATTATTCAGTAGAACCATTATATTTTGAGTATTCCAGCTTCACTGGTTAATGGAATCTGCATATGAGTTTTCAGATGCTAACTAGTGAAATCCATATCCACAAAAGCCCAGGTTTTACAATGGGGCTTGTTTGTTACAACCTTTTTTTAAGGACTCTTCATATTAAAATTGATCTTGCAATGTAACTACTGGGAAGCCACTGCAGTTGTGTCATAATTGCTTGCTCATCAAAGATACTACGAGATTCATTTTGTGACCAATAGCTCAGTGGGTAAAACTCTTACAATAGTTCTATTCTCTTGAGTTTTGATGCTGGGTAAGATTTTTTAGTTTTGTCTTAACTCTGGAGATGCAGTTGATAGATATTAATCAAGGAAACATATGATTCAGTGCTAGTTGGGACACAATGTGTTACTTGGTAATTCTGTCTTAGCATTATTAATGTCATACCACATTGCATAACCACATTGATATCCTGTCTTAACCTTTAACAAAAGGAGGTTCAAGTACCACTTTGGCCCTTGAAACATCAAATTGTACTACTTAAGCTATAATCTGAAGTTTGAGTTGTCAACAGTTCATTTGAAGTACAAGCCTTTGATGGCCCTGACCATAATGTTTGATGGCAAAGGATATTGATTGATTAAAATCAGCTTTGTCAATATTGACATTGTTTTCTAGACATAAAACATTGCTTGGAGTTTGACTCCACCAACCCTACAAAACTCACTGTTGTAACATGTACGGACTGTATTTTAATTCTGCTCTGCTGCCATCTTAAATTTCATGAAGAAATTTCGTTAAGAAGTCATCGTTAGCGATTCATGTCGTCTGTGTACACCATGCTGtagttttatatttttgctATATTGCATTGCAGCATACAAAAGGATCCAGCAGAGAGGCTGTCTGCGTCAGAACTCTTGGTCAGCATTGCCTTTGACCTAATAGTTCTTTAATTGATAATTTCATATTCGTGTTGTACCATTTACCGGGTAAGTTGTGCTGAGCTGCCATTTATGTTCTTGCAGAATCACCCTTTTATCAAGAAATTTGAGGATAAAGATTTAGACCTGCGAATTCTTGTCGAGAGTCTGGAACCTCCAATGAATATACCCGAGTAGCCTGTCGCTAGGAGGGATGAGGGAGGCTTTTGTTAGATATCAGTACAGGGTTCTCCCGAACTGCAAAACGACCTCCCTACATGTGAAGCTGTGTGTATGTTATTGAACATGCCAGAAAACACCCCCATCGTCATTGTAAGACCAAAGGCCCATTCGTTATGTTTCTTAATAAAATCCTTCTTGTGGCTACACCTCTTTTAAAAGCTGACCCTTATACAATCTGGACTCCAAAGTTGTTCCTCTATAAGAGTCATGGGATTTCGAGGAAATAACGTGCAGTCTCTTTGGTAATTGGTCACTATGAATGATTTAGGAGACAGATTTAATGaagaaacagagagagagagggggaggcatGCGATCATGTTTATCTTTTTCATAGTAGTATGCACAAGTCTAAGCATCAAAcggaaaggaaaaagaaaaggtaaaggGGGGTTTAAAAGAAACCGAAAATAATTCATCTGGGCATCTTAAACTTGATGCGAGCATGCAAGGCAATGTAGCTTGCATTGAGCATTCTTTCTTGTCAATAATTAGAGAACAAATTCTCTCATTCTTTTCTTTACAGAAGATTCAAGGATATGCTTAAGAATTGCAACATGGCCGA includes:
- the LOC133928300 gene encoding mitogen-activated protein kinase kinase 1-like, giving the protein MRGKKPVKELKLSVPAQETPVDKFLTASGTFKDGELRLNQRGLRLISEENGNGNGNENQSINLKVEDVQLSMDDLEMIQVIGKGSGGVVQLVQHKWVGTLYALKGIQMNIQEAVRKQIVQELKINQATQSPRIVMCHQSFYHNGVIYLVLEYMDRGSLTDIIKQVKTILEPYLAVLCKQVLEGLLYLHHERHVIHRDIKPSNLLVNRKGEVKITDFGVSAVLASSMGQRDTFVGTYNYMAPERISGSSYDYKSDIWSLGLVILECAIGRFPYIPSEGEGWLNFYELLEAIVDQPPPSAPADQFSPEFCSFISSCIQKDPAERLSASELLNHPFIKKFEDKDLDLRILVESLEPPMNIPE